In Montipora foliosa isolate CH-2021 unplaced genomic scaffold, ASM3666993v2 scaffold_412, whole genome shotgun sequence, a genomic segment contains:
- the LOC137988270 gene encoding uncharacterized protein, which produces MFLRLETDTKLYLESTEALPKEPRVEDSYHNDIENSYEDTISRELIQSRITRSDNVASISLTTAELNNVANNVSIVNEPDKESSESVEVIKNETCSFKMEKPKMPKFSGDVREYAIFRSDFKHAIEARYTKRDAITFLRTCLQGKPLDLIKGIGSDYDAAWEYLDSIYGDPRFVSDTITQDIVKFQPIREGKDARFCDLVHLVKRCYNTLKDVSLPSDMDNSHMLSLIEQKMCVDDRKVWSRDLEKTNQPATLLGLMTWTTAEMKSRMRATAPLRTRSSHHTIHHVNVTAGSRSETKSGSHRCWICKTQAHWTDECQKFLALNPEERIKTAQENHACFSCLKRAGRDHKLITCSRRKRCTETENDIQCRQYHHPLLHKRNVTNVRASISSMTEKSEALLPVISASIGGRDGLYKHANVLLNSGAQLSLIRFETAEILGLEGKNVYISDITG; this is translated from the coding sequence ATGTTTTTACGTTTAGAGACTGACACAAAACTGTATTTAGAAAGTACAGAAGCATTACCTAAGGAGCCTCGAGTTGAGGACAGTTACCATAATGACATTGAAAACAGTTATGAAGATACAATTAGTAGGGAGCTAATCCAAAGTAGAATCACAAGAAGCGATAATGTTGCTAGTATTAGCTTAACTACCGCTGAGTTAAATAATGTCGCAAACAACGTCTCTATAGTTAACGAACCAGATAAAGAGAGTAGTGAGAGCGTTGAAGTAATTAAGAACGAAACGTGTAGTTTCAAAATGGAGAAACCCAAAATGCCAAAGTTTTCAGGGGATGTTAGAGAGTACGCAATATTCCGATCAGATTTCAAGCACGCAATTGAAGCTAGGTATACCAAGCGGGATGCAATCACATTCCTTCGCACCTGCCTGCAAGGGAAACCACTCGATCTTATAAAAGGGATTGGGTCAGATTACGATGCGGCTTGGGAGTACTTAGACTCCATTTATGGTGACCCAAGATTTGTTTCCGATACAATAACGCAAGATATCGTAAAGTTCCAACCAATACGTGAAGGCAAAGACGCCCGGTTTTGTGATTTGGTACACCTAGTGAAGCGATGCTACAATACGCTAAAAGACGTCAGCTTACCGAGCGATATGGACAACAGCCATATGCTTTCCCTTATCGAGCAGAAGATGTGCGTGGATGACAGGAAAGTCTGGTCAAGGGATCTTGAGAAAACTAACCAGCCGGCAACGTTACTGGGCCTTATGACTTGGACGACCGCAGAAATGAAGTCCAGGATGAGAGCCACAGCCCCACTTAGAACCCGAAGCAGTCATCATACAATCCATCATGTCAATGTGACAGCTGGGAGTAGGAGCGAAACCAAGAGTGGCAGCCACAGATGTTGGATCTGCAAAACCCAAGCACACTGGACCGACGAATGTCAAAAATTTTTGGCCTTAAATCCTGAAGAACGCATCAAGACCGCGCAAGAAAACCACGCCTGTTTCAGCTGTCTAAAAAGAGCTGGGAGAGACCATAAGTTAATTACCTGCAGTCGAAGGAAACGATGCACAGAGACAGAGAACGATATACAGTGCAGACAGTACCACCATCCTCTCTTGCACAAGAGGAATGTAACCAACGTCAGAGCAAGCATCTCGTCTATGACTGAGAAATCAGAAGCTTTACTTCCTGTTATCTCCGCAAGCATCGGTGGTCGAGATGGTTTATACAAACA